The Anopheles merus strain MAF chromosome 2L, AmerM5.1, whole genome shotgun sequence genome has a segment encoding these proteins:
- the LOC121594016 gene encoding forkhead box protein biniou, with the protein MIKTEEHMETASSLVDVSEDQGIIVGSGGGGGDSNPSSGYHYRPLSSNIVMASAHIIENPALQQQQQQQQQHQQDDGRNCGPMMAHPYHHHPSFHPQSVSHHHGQAHGHFQPHHHHHHHHHHHLQHHHHQQQQHGIDVKDEMDDRNVSPPGIGAGIATYPTNIELKLEGDSGKISSMYHHHHPHHAFEKLPPYYINHRSPYLISQINDPEVSPADASPMGAECLRGQPGAAYLLESSINTLKLSGESMGSPSVMMSYGGELVGVGALVGQQRSRSNGSSSASAGNVSPSSSTIVTNPFAVQQQQQQQQDQQHQHAPHYQLHPHQLQDATGLSDSIGMGVGQQQQHQQHSMQATSTSGGHLIEASLHLPKSTSASPVSQLGSPCSTSPTPPVSGASSTTGAVAAARKTTPTANSGGGEQQLSSTTGSGAGSGEGPKKPNGGRRQEKPQLSYINMIVMAIKDSPHRRRTLSEIYKYLQSKYEFFNGEYNGWKNSVRHNLSLNECFKKLPKECGKPGKGHYWTIDASAEYMFEDEGSLRRRPRGFRRKQQMKGYGGGSAFYPAGNTGYEITELSGGYLSQPYGGYADYASLPAPSAVLGQGGPTATGGGGGGPGHQSGGYSDGHPSSTGASSWSYGGVDTLSPYSKITHTSLHEPLQAPGSPGQQTAGGAVLDYGNYTFGNAAASPYGIDTSLKIPSISQMVPPPVSISTSSTSAGSSTPGAVSSHIATTTTTTTGGSPTLGSMGLGSSSADGSADTQASVVIVGSGGGVTGEGEGSTLDCKADVYGHTMLSNGGTSSPGTGQLHQHTLNGGGHHHHHHHAAHLQAHHHSGHHAHHSPHHLHHHHHSNHLNLAAPY; encoded by the exons ATGATTAAAACGGAAGAGCACATGGAGACCGCTTCTTCCTTGGTGGATGTCAGTGAGGATCAGGGCATTATTGTCGGCAGTGGTGGAGGCGGTGGCGATAGTAACCCCTCCAGTGGTTACCATTATCGACCGCTTTCGTCCAACATCGTGATGGCCTCTGCGCACATTATAGAAAATCCTGCtctacaacagcaacagcagcagcaacagcagcaccagcaggaTGATGGACGGAACTGTGGCCCAATGATGGCGCACCcttaccatcatcatccttcCTTTCATCCCCAGTCTGTTTCGCACCATCACGGACAGGCTCACGGACACTTTCAgcctcaccatcatcatcatcatcatcaccatcatcacctgcagcatcatcatcatcagcagcaacagcacggcATTGATGTGAAGGATGAGATGGATGATCGTAACGTTTCGCCGCCGGGCATTGGCGCTGGGATTGCCACGTATCCGACCAACATTGAGCTGAAGCTGGAAGGTGATAGTGGCAAGATCTCGTCCATgtatcaccatcatcacccgCACCATGCGTTCGAGAAGCTGCCACCGTACTACATCAACCACCGGTCGCCGTACCTGATCTCGCAGATAAACGATCCCGAAGTGTCGCCGGCCGATGCGTCCCCGATGGGGGCGGAATGTTTGCGCGGACAGCCGGGTGCCGCTTACCTGCTGGAAAGCTCCATAAACACGCTCAAGCTGTCCGGTGAGTCGATGGGCTCACCGTCGGTAATGATGAGCTATGGTGGGGAGTTGGTCGGAGTTGGTGCACTGGTCGGGCAGCAGCGATCACGCAGCAACGGGAGCAGTAGTGCTAGCGCGGGCAATGTGTCGCCGAGCTCGTCCACGATCGTCACTAACCCATTCGctgtgcagcaacagcaacagcagcaacaagacCAACAGCATCAGCACGCCCCACACTACCAACTCCATCCGCACCAGCTACAGGACGCAACGGGACTGAGCGATTCCATCGGGATGGGTGtcggtcagcagcagcagcatcagcagcactcAATGCAAGCGACAAGTACAAGCGGTGGACATTTGATCGAAGCATCGCTGCATCTTCCCAAATCAACGTCCGCTTCCCCCGTCTCACAGCTTGGCTCACCGTGCTCGACCTCACCGACACCGCCCGTATCTGGGGCGAGCTCCACTACCGGTGCTGTGGCGGCGGCTCGGAAGACGACACCGACCGCTAATAGTGGCGGAGGAGAGCAGCAGCTCAGCAGCACGACGGGAAGTGGAGCGGGCAGTGGCGAAGGACCGAAGAAACCGAACGGTGGCCGCCGGCAGGAAAAGCCCCAGCTCAGCTACATCAACATGATCGTGATGGCGATCAAGGACTCGCCGCATCGGCGCCGTACGCTGAGTGAGATCTACAAGTATCTGCAATCGAA GTATGAATTCTTCAACGGAGAGTACAACGGCTGGAAGAATTCGGTCCGGCACAATCTCAGCCTGAACGAGTGCTTTAAAAAGCTGCCGAAAGAGTGCGGCAAGCCGGGCAAGGGCCACTACTGGACGATCGATGCGTCGGCGGAGTACATGTTCGAGGATGAGGGCAGTCTGAGGCGTCGGCCTCGGGGCTTCCGGCGAAAGCAGCAGATGAAAGGATACGGTGGTGGTAGTGCGTTTTATCCGGCTGGTAACACTGGATACGAGATAACGGAGCTGTCTGGAGGGTATCTATCGCAACCGTACGGTGGATATGCGGACTACGCTAGCCTTCCAGCCCCGTCGGCTGTGTTGGGACAGGGTGGACCGACGGCTactggtggcggtggtggtggtccggGACATCAATCCGGTGGATATTCCGATGGACACCCTTCGTCTACCGGTGCTTCTAGCTGGTCCTATGGGGGGGTGGACACTTTAAGCCCTTACTCGAAGATCACGCACACGTCCCTGCACGAACCGCTACAGGCACCGGGATCGCCTGGGCAGCAAACAGCGGGCGGAGCAGTGCTGGACTATGGCAACTATACGTTCGGCAATGCGGCAGCGTCACCGTACGGGATTGATACTA GCTTAAAAATACCATCCATCTCGCAAATGGTACCACCACCAGTCTCCATCTCGACCTCCTCAACATCCGCCGGATCGTCAACGCCGGGCGCCGTGTCCAGTCAcattgccaccaccaccaccaccactaccggaGGCTCTCCGACGCTTGGCTCAATGGGGCTCGGATCAAGTTCGGCCGATGGAAGCGCCGATACGCAAGCGAGCGTAGTGATCGTCGGAAGTGGCGGTGGTGTGACGGGCGAAGGTGAAGGTAGCACGTTGGACTGTAAAGCGGACGTGTATGGACACACGATGCTGTCCAACGGTGGAACGTCATCTCCCGGCACAGGACAGCTGCATCAGCACACACTGAACGGTGGcggtcaccatcaccatcatcatcatgcagCTCACCTGCAGGCGCACCATCATTCCGGGCATCATGCGCATCATAGTCCACACCATctgcatcaccatcatcatagCAACCATCTGAATCTGGCCGCACCGTACTGA